The Synchiropus splendidus isolate RoL2022-P1 chromosome 1, RoL_Sspl_1.0, whole genome shotgun sequence genome includes a window with the following:
- the suco gene encoding SUN domain-containing ossification factor isoform X4, whose translation MMKRLRVLLVCLIVAVLCWYPNNHVCGSEPTESSSGPPVPDPSAEDYKQEQDANLLSVEEKGTTHTKHHSEQVTEKTFEKPDRDDVVRQQTVNQLEDELKETKSHLIPNTNVDVSEPRPKTQAHNDLDLQANTQDHNKEAPIPLTSDSIPVQDPSTEASSETAVVHLTSDVNHNPPDEAESTPTSESAGSPPTGVDQAEVVDNHSHQSQNSAQQEEVHSTLGHTEHEQQPPQNETAKGGLSDSVHEGNTSQDSPELQSKDAVVSRETDPSVPSKEDIPTFDEWKKQVMEVEKEKSQFQVRSASVNSSPHQTKKVQKNFKNNYASVECGAKILSANNEAKSTSAILMENMDLYMLNPCSNKIWFVIELCEPIQVKQLDIANFELFSSTPKDFLVSISDRYPTNKWVKLGTFHARDERIVQSFPLDEQLYAKYVKMFIKYIKVELLSHFGSEHFCPLSLIRVFGTSMVEEYEEIADSQYPSERLEYLDEDYDYPPGYQPPEDKDSKNIIGTATDAILNMVNNIAANVLGGSPELEGSAETRGNTTTDSLNAKTDIAPETTEDAQVKTQQHPIEPEDTVNEKHSNISTDSSSLSPSSPEPRVDQQIVTPLEGEEEEEEEHRQSTVTLMEEELEEEEPKREDKTKGKANNNQWESQTYCPFSSLSSLSLSCMATLPELLHRWCSARLAKERLRSLRRRHLSTQIHSDLSPASLSHTHPHISLLSTSLNDPQQIIQKSAELEMSGQNRGDALNEGHTSYSNLNSHAPDTHTPEHSIILEPSITATIPSHSLVDSHSSFTRPTPTPEEALLPKIKDETVNPAPSLPFHVVSIPETQLASSATPTLTLSSPPQILVSETASPGVLPSLVQEPLVPPLSAASRLEDLSTPPTDVLVELPVTDTAADSAKAPAESGDLLQNEVSRTNIEQEDPLAQATEMNKVEETIEEELMNSNGHGSIHRTATDFYAELQNGDYNSGAGHGNNGNVVLLNGGTVHGSSQKESVFMRLNNRIKALEMNMSLSSRYLEELSQRYRKQMEEMQRAFNKTIIKLQNTSRIAEEQDHKQTDSIQVLQSQLESVTKLMLNLTNTVNQLQKEVSDRQSYLVVSLVLCLLLGLVLCLQCCRSSPVAPLPKHAALPMSNHFPSPKRCFSSYDDMSLKRRVTCPLVRSKSFHLSSTEEETLQVEIAGQS comes from the exons actGTGAACCAACTGGAGGATGAGCTGAAAGAGACAAAATCTCACCTGATACCCAACACAAATGTTGACGTCTCGGAGCCAAGACCCAAAACACAAGCCCATAATGATCTGGACCTACAAGCTAACACTCAGGACCACAACAAAGAAGCACCCATTCCTCTTACTTCAGACTCAATTCCAGTACAAGACCCATCTACAGAGGCCTCCAGTGAAACGGCTGTGGTACATCTCACATCGGACGTGAACCATAACCCCCCAGATGAAGCTGAAAGCACACCTACCTCAGAGAGTGCAGGTTCACCTCCAACAGG TGTGGATCAAGCTGAAGTAGTGGACAACCATTCACACCAGAGCCAGAATTCTGCCCAGCAAGAAGAAGTGCATTCCACTCTAGGTCATACAGAGCATGAACAACAACCGCCGCAGAATGAGACAGCCAAGGGGGGGCTCTCTGATTCTGTTCATGAGGGCAACACGTCACAGGATTCACCAGAGCTACAG tcCAAGGATGCTGTTGTTTCACGAGAGACTGATCCATCAGTGCCCAGCAAAGAAGACATCCCAACCTTTGATGAATGGAAGAAACAGgtcatggaggtggagaaagaaaaaa GCCAGTTTCAAGTCAGATCAGCGTCAGTCAACAGCAGCCcccaccaaacaaaaaaggtcCAGAAGAACTTCAAGAATAACTACGCTTCAGTGGAGTGTGGCGCCAAGATTCTCTCTGCCAACAATGAGGCTAAG AGCACATCAGCCATTCTCATGGAGAACATGGATCTATATATGCTGAATCCGTGCAGCAACAAAATCTG GTTTGTCATTGAGCTCTGTGAGCCGATTCAAGTGAAGCAGCTGGACATTGCTAACTTTGAACTGTTCTCATCAACACCCAAAGACTTCTTGGTTTCCATTAGTGACAG GTACCCGACCAACAAGTGGGTAAAGCTTGGCACATTTCATGCTCGAGACGAGCGAATTGTGCAAAGCTTCCCACTGGATGAGCAGCTTTATGCTAAATATGTGAAG ATGTTCATCAAGTACATAAAG GTCGAACTACTCTCtcattttggatctgaacattTCTGCCCCCTCAGTCTCATCAG gGTGTTTGGTACCAGCATGGTGGAGGAGTATGAGGAGATAGCTGACTCCCAGTATCCGTCTGAGAGACTGGAGTATTTAGATGAAGACTATG aTTATCCTCCAGGATACCAACCACCGGAGGACAAAGACTCCAAAAATATTATTGGAACCGCAACAG ATGCAATCCTCAACATGGTAAACAACATTGCTGCTAATGTGCTGGGAGGCTCTCCGGAGTTGGAGGGTAGTGCGGAAACAAGAG GTAATACTACTACCGACAGCCTGAATGCAAAGACAGACATTGCACCAGAAACAACAGAAGACGCTCAAGTCAAGACACA GCAACACCCGATTGAGCCAGAAGATACTGTGAACGAGAAACACTCCAACATTTCTACCGACTCCTCTTCACTTTCACCTTCATCTCCTGAGCCTCGAGTTGACCAACAGATTGTCACCCCattggagggggaggaggaggaggaggaggagcacagACAGTCCACTGTCACCCTGATGGAAGAAGaactggaagaggaggagcccAAAAGAGAGGACAAGACAAAAGGAAAGGCGAACAACAATCAGTGGGAAAGTCAGACCTATTGTCCtttctcttctttgtcttctctgTCGCTCTCCTGCATGGCCACTCTTCCTGAGCTCCTGCATCGCTGGTGCTCCGCCAGACTTGCAAAGGAGAGACTTCGCAGCCTAAGACGAAGACACTTGAGCACACAGATCCACAGTGATCTCAGCCcagcctctctctcacacacacatccacatatCAGCCTTCTTTCCACCTCTTTAAATGACCCTCAACAGATCATCCAAAAAAGCGCAGAGCTGGAAATGTCTGGCCAGAACAGAGGTGATGCTCTGAATGAAGGACACACATCTTACAGTAATCTCAATTCCCACGCTCCTGATACACACACTCCAGAGCACAGCATTATATTGGAGCCCAGTATTACAGCCACCATCCCTTCACACAGCTTAGTAGACAGCCACAGTTCGTTCACAAGGCCCACCCCCACACCAGAGGAGGCATTGCTACCGAAGATTAAGGATGAAACTGTGAACCCAGCCCCAAGTCTACCTTTCCATGTGGTCTCTATTCCGGAGACACAGTTGGCCAGCAGTGCCACGCCTACTCTGACTCTCAGCTCACCACCACAGATTCTGGTGTCAGAAACAGCTTCTCCTGGTGTTTTACCTTCCCTTGTCCAGGAGCCACTCGTTCCTCCTCTTTCTGCTGCGTCACGGCTTGAAGACCTTTCTACCCCTCCCACGGACGTTCTAGTTGAACTCCCAGTGACTGACACAGCAGCTGACTCAGCTAAAGCTCCAGCTGAGAGTGGGGACTTGCTTCAAAATGAGGTATCCCGCACCAACATAGAACAGGAGGATCCCCTCGCTCAGGCCACAGAAATGAACAAGGTTGAGGAAACGATAGAGGAAGAATTGATGAACTCCAACGGACATGGCAGCATTCACCGGACAGCTACAGACTTCTATGCAGAGCTCCAGAACGGGGACTATAACAGTGGAGCAGGTCATGGGAACAACGGGAATGTTGTTTTACTCAATGGAGGCACAGTGCATGGATCCAGTCAGAAGGAGAGCGTGTTCATGAGGCTCAACAATCGAATCAAAGCCCTGGAAATGAACATGAGTCTGTCAAGTCGATACCTGGAAGAGCTCAGTCAAAG ataTCGCAAGCAGATGGAGGAGATGCAGAGAGCTTTCAACAAGACCATCATCAAACTGCAGAACACCTCCCGCATCGCAGAAGAGCAG GACCACAAACAGACGGATTCCATCCAGGTGCTTCAGAGTCAGCTGGAGAGTGTCACTAAACTGATGCTCAACCTCACCAACACAGTGAATCAGCTTCAGAAAGAG GTGTCTGACCGTCAGAGTTACCTGGTGGTGTCTCTggttctctgtcttcttctggGCCTCGTGCTGTGTCTGCAGTGCTGCCGCAGCTCTCCTGTTGCCCCCCTCCCTAAACATGCTGCCCTCCCCATGAGCAACCACTTTCCCAGCCCCAAGAG ATGCTTTTCATCCTATGATGACATGAGCCTCAAGCGCAGGGTGACCTGTCCACTTGTCCGCTCCAAGTCATTTCATCTTTCATCTACTGAAG AAGAAACGCTGCAAGTCGAAATCGCTGGACAAAGTTGA
- the suco gene encoding SUN domain-containing ossification factor isoform X3 — translation MMKRLRVLLVCLIVAVLCWYPNNHVCGSEPTESSSGPPVPDPSAEDYKQEQDANLLSVEEKGTTHTKHHSEQVTEKTFEKPDRDDVVRQQTVNQLEDELKETKSHLIPNTNVDVSEPRPKTQAHNDLDLQANTQDHNKEAPIPLTSDSIPVQDPSTEASSETAVVHLTSDVNHNPPDEAESTPTSESAGSPPTGVDQAEVVDNHSHQSQNSAQQEEVHSTLGHTEHEQQPPQNETAKGGLSDSVHEGNTSQDSPELQSKDAVVSRETDPSVPSKEDIPTFDEWKKQVMEVEKEKSQFQVRSASVNSSPHQTKKVQKNFKNNYASVECGAKILSANNEAKSTSAILMENMDLYMLNPCSNKIWFVIELCEPIQVKQLDIANFELFSSTPKDFLVSISDRYPTNKWVKLGTFHARDERIVQSFPLDEQLYAKYVKVELLSHFGSEHFCPLSLIRVFGTSMVEEYEEIADSQYPSERLEYLDEDYDYPPGYQPPEDKDSKNIIGTATDAILNMVNNIAANVLGGSPELEGSAETRGNTTTDSLNAKTDIAPETTEDAQVKTQQHPIEPEDTVNEKHSNISTDSSSLSPSSPEPRVDQQIVTPLEGEEEEEEEHRQSTVTLMEEELEEEEPKREDKTKGKANNNQWESQTYCPFSSLSSLSLSCMATLPELLHRWCSARLAKERLRSLRRRHLSTQIHSDLSPASLSHTHPHISLLSTSLNDPQQIIQKSAELEMSGQNRGDALNEGHTSYSNLNSHAPDTHTPEHSIILEPSITATIPSHSLVDSHSSFTRPTPTPEEALLPKIKDETVNPAPSLPFHVVSIPETQLASSATPTLTLSSPPQILVSETASPGVLPSLVQEPLVPPLSAASRLEDLSTPPTDVLVELPVTDTAADSAKAPAESGDLLQNEVSRTNIEQEDPLAQATEMNKVEETIEEELMNSNGHGSIHRTATDFYAELQNGDYNSGAGHGNNGNVVLLNGGTVHGSSQKESVFMRLNNRIKALEMNMSLSSRYLEELSQRYRKQMEEMQRAFNKTIIKLQNTSRIAEEQDHKQTDSIQVLQSQLESVTKLMLNLTNTVNQLQKEVSDRQSYLVVSLVLCLLLGLVLCLQCCRSSPVAPLPKHAALPMSNHFPSPKRCFSSYDDMSLKRRVTCPLVRSKSFHLSSTEVGPDDLYIVEPLRFSPEKKKKRCKSKSLDKVETLKASDPSAPLVNGEIKCNGFHPSPPSPTPSPAIPLPPPPPPPSLKEESQPVVETSSCSSSTISEESYTSRHPPPSPVQTVPGLCNGHEPPFLLLPPAAKNRQEKRSMKRRKSRQTELLLPPIPGGRVGSLPCLEQLMKRNEEIGVGTIRVTPVTGHV, via the exons actGTGAACCAACTGGAGGATGAGCTGAAAGAGACAAAATCTCACCTGATACCCAACACAAATGTTGACGTCTCGGAGCCAAGACCCAAAACACAAGCCCATAATGATCTGGACCTACAAGCTAACACTCAGGACCACAACAAAGAAGCACCCATTCCTCTTACTTCAGACTCAATTCCAGTACAAGACCCATCTACAGAGGCCTCCAGTGAAACGGCTGTGGTACATCTCACATCGGACGTGAACCATAACCCCCCAGATGAAGCTGAAAGCACACCTACCTCAGAGAGTGCAGGTTCACCTCCAACAGG TGTGGATCAAGCTGAAGTAGTGGACAACCATTCACACCAGAGCCAGAATTCTGCCCAGCAAGAAGAAGTGCATTCCACTCTAGGTCATACAGAGCATGAACAACAACCGCCGCAGAATGAGACAGCCAAGGGGGGGCTCTCTGATTCTGTTCATGAGGGCAACACGTCACAGGATTCACCAGAGCTACAG tcCAAGGATGCTGTTGTTTCACGAGAGACTGATCCATCAGTGCCCAGCAAAGAAGACATCCCAACCTTTGATGAATGGAAGAAACAGgtcatggaggtggagaaagaaaaaa GCCAGTTTCAAGTCAGATCAGCGTCAGTCAACAGCAGCCcccaccaaacaaaaaaggtcCAGAAGAACTTCAAGAATAACTACGCTTCAGTGGAGTGTGGCGCCAAGATTCTCTCTGCCAACAATGAGGCTAAG AGCACATCAGCCATTCTCATGGAGAACATGGATCTATATATGCTGAATCCGTGCAGCAACAAAATCTG GTTTGTCATTGAGCTCTGTGAGCCGATTCAAGTGAAGCAGCTGGACATTGCTAACTTTGAACTGTTCTCATCAACACCCAAAGACTTCTTGGTTTCCATTAGTGACAG GTACCCGACCAACAAGTGGGTAAAGCTTGGCACATTTCATGCTCGAGACGAGCGAATTGTGCAAAGCTTCCCACTGGATGAGCAGCTTTATGCTAAATATGTGAAG GTCGAACTACTCTCtcattttggatctgaacattTCTGCCCCCTCAGTCTCATCAG gGTGTTTGGTACCAGCATGGTGGAGGAGTATGAGGAGATAGCTGACTCCCAGTATCCGTCTGAGAGACTGGAGTATTTAGATGAAGACTATG aTTATCCTCCAGGATACCAACCACCGGAGGACAAAGACTCCAAAAATATTATTGGAACCGCAACAG ATGCAATCCTCAACATGGTAAACAACATTGCTGCTAATGTGCTGGGAGGCTCTCCGGAGTTGGAGGGTAGTGCGGAAACAAGAG GTAATACTACTACCGACAGCCTGAATGCAAAGACAGACATTGCACCAGAAACAACAGAAGACGCTCAAGTCAAGACACA GCAACACCCGATTGAGCCAGAAGATACTGTGAACGAGAAACACTCCAACATTTCTACCGACTCCTCTTCACTTTCACCTTCATCTCCTGAGCCTCGAGTTGACCAACAGATTGTCACCCCattggagggggaggaggaggaggaggaggagcacagACAGTCCACTGTCACCCTGATGGAAGAAGaactggaagaggaggagcccAAAAGAGAGGACAAGACAAAAGGAAAGGCGAACAACAATCAGTGGGAAAGTCAGACCTATTGTCCtttctcttctttgtcttctctgTCGCTCTCCTGCATGGCCACTCTTCCTGAGCTCCTGCATCGCTGGTGCTCCGCCAGACTTGCAAAGGAGAGACTTCGCAGCCTAAGACGAAGACACTTGAGCACACAGATCCACAGTGATCTCAGCCcagcctctctctcacacacacatccacatatCAGCCTTCTTTCCACCTCTTTAAATGACCCTCAACAGATCATCCAAAAAAGCGCAGAGCTGGAAATGTCTGGCCAGAACAGAGGTGATGCTCTGAATGAAGGACACACATCTTACAGTAATCTCAATTCCCACGCTCCTGATACACACACTCCAGAGCACAGCATTATATTGGAGCCCAGTATTACAGCCACCATCCCTTCACACAGCTTAGTAGACAGCCACAGTTCGTTCACAAGGCCCACCCCCACACCAGAGGAGGCATTGCTACCGAAGATTAAGGATGAAACTGTGAACCCAGCCCCAAGTCTACCTTTCCATGTGGTCTCTATTCCGGAGACACAGTTGGCCAGCAGTGCCACGCCTACTCTGACTCTCAGCTCACCACCACAGATTCTGGTGTCAGAAACAGCTTCTCCTGGTGTTTTACCTTCCCTTGTCCAGGAGCCACTCGTTCCTCCTCTTTCTGCTGCGTCACGGCTTGAAGACCTTTCTACCCCTCCCACGGACGTTCTAGTTGAACTCCCAGTGACTGACACAGCAGCTGACTCAGCTAAAGCTCCAGCTGAGAGTGGGGACTTGCTTCAAAATGAGGTATCCCGCACCAACATAGAACAGGAGGATCCCCTCGCTCAGGCCACAGAAATGAACAAGGTTGAGGAAACGATAGAGGAAGAATTGATGAACTCCAACGGACATGGCAGCATTCACCGGACAGCTACAGACTTCTATGCAGAGCTCCAGAACGGGGACTATAACAGTGGAGCAGGTCATGGGAACAACGGGAATGTTGTTTTACTCAATGGAGGCACAGTGCATGGATCCAGTCAGAAGGAGAGCGTGTTCATGAGGCTCAACAATCGAATCAAAGCCCTGGAAATGAACATGAGTCTGTCAAGTCGATACCTGGAAGAGCTCAGTCAAAG ataTCGCAAGCAGATGGAGGAGATGCAGAGAGCTTTCAACAAGACCATCATCAAACTGCAGAACACCTCCCGCATCGCAGAAGAGCAG GACCACAAACAGACGGATTCCATCCAGGTGCTTCAGAGTCAGCTGGAGAGTGTCACTAAACTGATGCTCAACCTCACCAACACAGTGAATCAGCTTCAGAAAGAG GTGTCTGACCGTCAGAGTTACCTGGTGGTGTCTCTggttctctgtcttcttctggGCCTCGTGCTGTGTCTGCAGTGCTGCCGCAGCTCTCCTGTTGCCCCCCTCCCTAAACATGCTGCCCTCCCCATGAGCAACCACTTTCCCAGCCCCAAGAG ATGCTTTTCATCCTATGATGACATGAGCCTCAAGCGCAGGGTGACCTGTCCACTTGTCCGCTCCAAGTCATTTCATCTTTCATCTACTGAAG TAGGTCCCGATGACTTGTACATTGTAGAACCTCTAAGGTTTTCGCCCGAGAAAAAG AAGAAACGCTGCAAGTCGAAATCGCTGGACAAAGTTGAGACTCTGAAGGCATCCGATCCTTCCGCTCCTCTTGTGAATGGGGAAATCAAGTGCAACGGTTTCCACCCCAGCCCACCATCCCCTACGCCGTCTCCGGCCATTCCtctgcctccacctcctcctccgccctCTTTGAAGGAGGAGTCACAGCCAGTGGTGgagaccagcagctgcagctcctccaccatctCAGAGGAGTCCTACACAAGTCGCCATCCTCCTCCGTCCCCCGTTCAAACGGTTCCTGGACTCTGCAATGGCCATGAGCCGCCTTTCCTTCTCCTGCCGCCGGCGGCCAAGAACCGTCAGGAGAAGAGGTCGATGAAGCGGAGGAAGTCTCGGCaaactgagctgctgctgcctcccatccccggaggccgggtcggCTCTCTGCCCTGCctggagcagctgatgaagaGAAACGAGGAAATCGGCGTCGGGACTATCAGAGTGACCCCTGTGACTGGACACGTCTGA